From the genome of Aspergillus oryzae RIB40 DNA, chromosome 4:
CAATACGGATGATCGGCTCTCCGGGCCGTTATGGTTAAATTGAAGGCATTCTTAATGGTTTTATCCGTGTCCATCCGTGTCGCTCTCGCGGTGCGAGTCTGAATCAATCTGAAACGTATCCTAAGACACTCCGTTAGGAAGGATCATCTCAACATTATAAAGACCTCAGTAAGCGCCCGATGCCTTGCATACCATAGTACCAGGATACATCGTTTGCATTGGACAATATGAAGTCGTTCTTGTTCCTAATTCCTCTTGTCCAGGCTGGAGAGGTCGTCTGGgacggcttcttcaactcttccTTCACCGTTGATCAGCTCGACAAATGTATGACTGATACTAAAATGTATCTCCACCACAAACGCTAATGTATAATTAGGGTCTTGGTCTAACCCAGTCGGCCCATACCAATGGTACATCCACGGCTCCGAGGCCACCGCCAACTACCTTGAAGTCAGCGCAGACTTCAAGAACCCGGCCGACGAGAGCGATGAGAAGGGTATCCGCATTAGCATTGTACAGCGCTCCTCACAAGACGAACATTTGTGGCCAAGAAAAGTCACTAACATCTCGTTCTAAAGGACGATACCTCCTCCTGGAATGGCCAAACCATGATGCGCTCGGAGCTCATCCCCCAGACTGACGCTGACCTCGGCTCTGGCACCCTGTTCTACCATTTCTCCCTGCAGAGCAAGGAGGAAAACGCCCCCGTTGCGGCCCTTGAGCATCAAATTGCTTTCTTCGAGGtactttattctttcttattttcaCACTTTCCCGTTAGGTTGCCCGATGGATAGCATATGCTAACAACGGGTTCAGAGCCATTTCACCGAGCTCAAGTACGGCGGCGACGAGAAGACTCTCCGCTGGTTGGCAGACGGCAAGTCGCAGTGGTCGACTGACCTCGTGGCTGGCACATGGTACAACTTCGCCTACGAGATTGACTTCTCGGCGAAGACCGTTGGTCTTTGGACCTCGACTGGAGCGGAGGCTCTGAAGAAGGTCGTGGAGCCTGTTAGTGCGGCCACGCAGACCGATTCGAAGGATTGGCACGTTGGTGAGCTGCGTCTGGATAACGGacagaaaggaggaaaggaggatTGGTTCTGGTCCGGTGTCTACATCGAAAAGGGCGAAATCACCACGGCTATTGCTGGCCCCGCTGCTTAAGCAGTTCATAATATAGTTTCTACTTCTACAGGGTGTTCAGGAGATTTGGACTTGTATATTGATTAAGGTCGTGGCATTCACAATCAATTGTTTTGCATTATCTCATCACATCAGAAGTGGTTATTTGCGTCAATCATCTCATCAGACCGCCAGCGGGCCATTTACCGCACACAGTAACCACCATCAATACGGAGATCACTACCAGTCATGTACGAACTGGCATCACTGCACAGGTACACATAAGCACCCTTCAACTCCTTTGCATCACCATTCCGACCCATGGGAATCATACTCAACCAGAGATCCTGAATCTTCTGGTCCACGAAATCCGACAATCCCGTATCGATATAACCAGGCGAGATACTGTTCACACGAGCAAAGTCTCTCCACTCATTCGCCAGCGAACGTGCCATGTGGATACACCCAGCCTTAGCCACATTGTAGGAGGTCTGCTCCTGCGGGAAGTTGGCAATGTGACCGGACATACTGGCCGTGATGACCAGACTGCCCTTGCCCCGCTTCTTAAAGTGTGGCCCCACGGCCTTAGCGCAGTGGTAGGTTCCGTTGAGATCCGTCTGCACGACCTCCATCCACGCCTCGACAGTGGACTCCAAGACGCCGCCGTCAGCGGTACGACCAGCGTTGGCGATGAAGGCGTCAATCTGTCCAAAGTCCTTGATCACGTCGTCAACGAGCTTCTGGACGCTCTCCATGTTGCCGATGTCGCATTTGTAGGCCTTGGCTTCGACGCCGTAGGTTTTCTTGAGTTCTTCTGCGTTCTTTTCGCCGCCTTGAGGACGCGAGGCATAGGTGAGGGCGATGTTGGCGCCCATTTCGGCGCAGCCGCGGGCGGCTTCGATTCCCATGCCGCGGGGGCCGGAGGCGCCCGTTACGACGACGACCTTGCCCttgaggctgaggaggtCGGTCAGGGAGTTGGCGGAGGGGACGGGGATAGGCATGTTGGATTGTATATGCAGAGGGTTATTCTAGTACCACAGAGACAATTGAGGTATGGAGGATTGAATTAATTGAATGTCGAATGTTGAGGTAGTATTAGGGCTATAAGTAGCTTATCCAGGATGGCAGTGATGTCATGGGGACTTGTTCTAGATTGATGATATCACGACTTCTCTCCTGCCCCTTCCGACCGGTCAACGAACGATTATTGGGCAATGCATAATCGCGGGGTAAAGTTGTGTTTAGTGGCGCATTAGAAAGCATTACGAGAACGTTATGAGAGCGCCTTTTTTTCTCGCATCAGATAACGCACAGGAGTACATGCCCAGGGATTATGATAGCATTAGTAGAGCATTATGAGAGCTCGTATCGCGCGGGCGTGTGACGGGAATGAAaccctacggagtacaaggAGTCCCAGAACCAACTGGATAATGTTGCTACAATGACGACACGAAGTGGGCTCCCAAGGTTCCACTTTATAACAAGGCATGTTCATGTTCGTCCTAGATAGTAGCGATGCAGCGACACTAGTTCCATAttcgtctccatctttgatGATCGATTGGGGACCTTGAGACCCGATTCTCGCGCTAATGTCGTCCGATCCCGTTGAAGCCCCCTCACTGCGCAGGGTGAGTACATCGTATGACAATAATTTTGACGATTCATTTCTGGGACGGTTAGTCGAGACAGATTCTACGCTAGTTGACTTAGTTTGATTGATCCGTGACACGATGTAGGGTGAGATCGTTCTTCCATCGAGATCGCCATGTCGGCGTCGTCAGCCATAATGATATCCGCGACCAAGAGATTGAGCTTCACACGTGGAACGGGAAAAATGATCCAGATAACCCGTATGTCCGATCGGGAGACTTCTGAATATCGCTGAGAAGATGACCTAGGTTCAACTGGAGCACATCCTACAAATGGACCTTGACCATCACCGTTTGCATTATGTATGTTGGGCACTATACAGCCAATCCACTGCAATTTTATACGAACTGCCGCTTATGCTGATACAAATTGCATAGATCAATTCTCACGGGTATTCCTGCTGGGTCCTATGGCGCAGGGAACAATTACATGGCCGAGCGCTTCCATGTGCAGAATGAGCCATTCCCAAACCTCGCCTGGGCCACAACCTCATGGAATATGGGCGCCGCCTTCTGGCCATTGATCTTCGTCCCCTTGACGGAATCATCTGGTCGCATGCCAGGATACTTCGTGGCATACACCATTCTCGTCATCTCGCTGTTCCCATCCGCCTTTGCCCAGAACTTCGCGACCCTCGTCGTGACCCGATTCTTCGGCGGAGGCGCTTCGTCCGTAGCGATCAACATCGTAGGCGGCAGCATCAGCGACGTCTGGTACGGCGACAAAGCCCGAAGCTTACCTATGTCCCTGTTCGGACTGACAAGCGTCATTGGTATCGCACTGGGACCATTCGTGGGGTCCGCGATCCAAGCGATCCATAAAAATGACCCATGGCGATGGTGAGCACCCCCACACAATATACAAACCAGCACCCAAAGCTAACCACCGAACCAGGATCTTCTACATCCAAATAATCTACAACGCCGGCCTAATCCCCGTCTTCTGGTTCCTCCTATACGAAACCCGAGCCGACGTAATCCTCAAACGACGCGCAAAGAAACTCCGCCGCGAAACAGGGCGTCCCATCTACGCTGAAGCAGAACTTGACCACACCAGCGTCTGGAAACTACTCCAAGTATCCTTCGAACGACCCACGCGCATGCTCCTCACCGAACCCGTAGTAGCCTTCTTCACACTCTGGATCAGCTTCGCCTGGGgtatcctcttcctcttcttcagcagtgTCGTGCAAACCTTCTCCACAAACTACGGCATGAACACCCTCCAAACCGGCCTAATCCAACTCGCCATCTCCGTCGGCGCCCTAATCGGCACCCTAGTCAACCCCCTCCAGGACATGATCTACCTCCGCTCTGCATCCcgcaacaaagaaaaacccGGCGTCCCCATCCCCGAAGCAAGACTCTACACCTCCATCCCGGGCAGTCTGCTATTCGCCGGCGGATTATTCTGGTACGGCTGGAGCAGCTTCCCGCATGTGCATTGGATAGTCCCGACATGCGGTATTGCAGCCACTGGACTGGGCATTTATTCCATCTATATGGCTGTTGTGAATTATCTGACGGATGCGTATGAGAAGTATGCTGCTTCGGCGTTGAGTGCGGCGAGTCTGGGGAGGAATTCCTTCGGGGCGTTTTTGCCGTTGGCTAGTTATCAGCTTTTTGAGAATTTGGGGTATGGCTGGGCGGGGAgtttgttggggtttgttggggttgCGTTGAGTGTTGTTCCggttgttttggtgttgAAGGGGCCAGAGATTAGGAGGCGGAGTCCGTTTATGAGGGAGTCGACTTTTGCTGGGGctgaggaaaaggaggagctggagaagaatgagacTGCTGGGGGGAGGACCTTTGTGGATGGGCCGGTTGAGGTTGGGGATACTGCTAGTGGTAGATAAATAGTGGTGGATTTTGGATGATCTGGGTCTGGGTCTGGCGTTGGTGCTTGTTTTTTTACCTGCTTTTGAGTTGGATATGAGAATACCATAGATGTCGGGGTGGAAAAGTgtatattataatattttgTACTATACATATGGTGACGACGTGCACGGGTAGGTAGAGGACGTTAAATGATTTAGTCTCTATATGTATTCATGATCTAAAATTCCATTATCATGTACACATGTACGCGTTATATAACCCAATCGTTACTTATATACCCCTCGCCAGGAgtccttcagcttcttcggtCTGCTCGCTCATCTCCGTCTCGTGGCCCTTCTCCAGACGCTGCGCCATGGCCACTCCCTCTCGTCGGCCCTTTTCGGCATTGACTATCCAAATGAGCGGGATTGGCATCAAGATCAAGGGcgcgatgaagaagaagcccgaCCGTACCTGTCCGGTCGCGTCGATGAGCATTCCCACGATAGCTGGTCCAATGACCGAACTGCCCTTGTCTGTTGCAGCGTATAGCGCGTAGAACGCGGCTTCGCTGCCAGGAGGAATGAGCAATCCGAAGAAGGACCTGCAGTAGGAAGACAGGCCACCCGATACCACCCCGTGGACAATGGCGAGTGGGAAGATTTCCCACGGCTGCTGCAGACCGATCACACCCCACTTCTTGAAGACAGGAATATATGCCAGCATGCCGTACAAAGGGATAATCTCAAATAGAGCAATGCATAGCATGATTGTATGGTTCGACTTCAGCCCAAACCGTCGCGAGACCACAGGCCACAAGAAGGCACCAGCCATGCCAGACAAAGTTGCGGTGATGGACAACAAGCCGACGAGTGTAGTGCTCATTTTGAGCTCCGTGCGCGCAAAGAGGATCGCCGTTCCGGATACCGTGGCCATAGCGTCGGATAGGAGAAACCACGCGGCTAGGAACACCAAAACTTCCCGCAGCTGCACCGCAATCTTAACTGTCTTCCACAAAGATTTCCAGGCAAATCCGACGAGTCGCAACCACACACGCCACCGTTTCACCTGCCCCCCGGTATTAGCGGTATTCAGCGGTGGTCCTGGCCGAGCGCGCAGCCACTTTCGAGTGACCATCGTAAAGGAGAACCACCAGATGCCGACCAACAACAGCACGAATCGCAGCGGAAGCGTCCCGGAAACCTTCGAAATCGACGTCTTGGAAAGCGTAAACAGGAGCGAAATACTTAGGATTTGCACGAGAACGGCAGCACAATACCCAAGCCCGACTCCTTTAGATGAAATGCGAGTGGACAGCTGTAGCTCCGGTGAAGCAGGGCCTGATGATGTGCCAGAAccggcttctgctgctgggtGAGGCCCTGATTCTGCATCGCTCGCTGAGAAAGAGTCTCTGGGGTGAATGTATTCTCCATCGGGACTCATGGGGTGTAACTCCTCAGCGGGCTTGGAAGCTTTTTCGATGGACGGATCGTTTGCGACCAGAACGGGCAAGAAAGAATTGAGCACCACAAAGGATGAACCTAAACAGGTAACTCCAATGACAACCAGGAGGGCCCCAAGGACGAAGATCGGCGGCGCAATGAAGACAAACAACATACTCGTGGCGGACCCAATGAACCCGAATGCCAGAAGGAGGGTTTTACGGTTATTCTCTGAAAAATAACGATATTGTCAACAGTTCAGCTCGAGACATAATTGCCAACACATAGGTAAGTCATACCGTAGTCCGCTAAGGCactgaaggatatcaaggtcaaTGCCTGGACTAGCactgccaaggagaaggtgtACATAGCGAAACTGGCGGTGTTGATGTTCAAGCCCAATAGTCCTACGACACATTGATCGTTTTCGGCTTCATCACGACGGAGCATAGCAGGGGCCGTGCCATTCACAGATGTAGACGGTGAACCGGGACCAACGCAGGGCAGGTGGCTAGATTTGAAGGTTCCTTGTTCGCGTGCTAGTTGTTCCAAGGTGAGTGGCAGGAAAGAACCTATTGCGCCGATATGATTAGCACCACGACAACTAAATCGAGAAGAACCAATACTCTGGAATAGTTTGCCTTACC
Proteins encoded in this window:
- a CDS encoding SDR family oxidoreductase (reductases with broad range of substrate specificities) → MPIPVPSANSLTDLLSLKGKVVVVTGASGPRGMGIEAARGCAEMGANIALTYASRPQGGEKNAEELKKTYGVEAKAYKCDIGNMESVQKLVDDVIKDFGQIDAFIANAGRTADGGVLESTVEAWMEVVQTDLNGTYHCAKAVGPHFKKRGKGSLVITASMSGHIANFPQEQTSYNVAKAGCIHMARSLANEWRDFARVNSISPGYIDTGLSDFVDQKIQDLWLSMIPMGRNGDAKELKGAYVYLCSDASSYMTGSDLRIDGGYCVR
- a CDS encoding uncharacterized protein (predicted protein) is translated as MNCLSSGASNSRGDFALFDVDTGPEPILLSSFLSVIQTQLTNVPILRIGLRGRTNRLHDLLQSLRSSRGPKTNGLRREVNLVGEVVPCASHEVSRPLRLAVCQPAESLLVAAVLELGEMALNPLLAYAIHRAT
- a CDS encoding uncharacterized protein (synaptic vesicle transporter SVOP and related transporters (major facilitator superfamily)), with product MSSDPVEAPSLRRVSTSYDNNFDDSFLGRHNDIRDQEIELHTWNGKNDPDNPFNWSTSYKWTLTITVCIISILTGIPAGSYGAGNNYMAERFHVQNEPFPNLAWATTSWNMGAAFWPLIFVPLTESSGRMPGYFVAYTILVISLFPSAFAQNFATLVVTRFFGGGASSVAINIVGGSISDVWYGDKARSLPMSLFGLTSVIGIALGPFVGSAIQAIHKNDPWRWIFYIQIIYNAGLIPVFWFLLYETRADVILKRRAKKLRRETGRPIYAEAELDHTSVWKLLQVSFERPTRMLLTEPVVAFFTLWISFAWGILFLFFSSVVQTFSTNYGMNTLQTGLIQLAISVGALIGTLVNPLQDMIYLRSASRNKEKPGVPIPEARLYTSIPGSLLFAGGLFWYGWSSFPHVHWIVPTCGIAATGLGIYSIYMAVVNYLTDAYEKYAASALSAASLGRNSFGAFLPLASYQLFENLGYGWAGSLLGFVGVALSVVPVVLVLKGPEIRRRSPFMRESTFAGAEEKEELEKNETAGGRTFVDGPVEVGDTASGR
- a CDS encoding MFS transporter (predicted protein), with protein sequence MAAVGLVALATYQPELVHHARAKYSEAINRVNNALASPVESVKDSTLMSVISLGVFEHVSNFESWVRHVKGAAALVVARGKSQFARRPAILMFNQVRADMSAACIQSIQPFPDDMLELQAEATKYTDPSDAFWLLGVLATHHSPLSHILMTVAPPSPNSPAAELQQRPPRYPGEDTTPTSKREIWGWYAYGIAAEVFAVCGVGSFLPLTLEQLAREQGTFKSSHLPCVGPGSPSTSVNGTAPAMLRRDEAENDQCVVGLLGLNINTASFAMYTFSLAVLVQALTLISFSALADYENNRKTLLLAFGFIGSATSMLFVFIAPPIFVLGALLVVIGVTCLGSSFVVLNSFLPVLVANDPSIEKASKPAEELHPMSPDGEYIHPRDSFSASDAESGPHPAAEAGSGTSSGPASPELQLSTRISSKGVGLGYCAAVLVQILSISLLFTLSKTSISKVSGTLPLRFVLLLVGIWWFSFTMVTRKWLRARPGPPLNTANTGGQVKRWRVWLRLVGFAWKSLWKTVKIAVQLREVLVFLAAWFLLSDAMATVSGTAILFARTELKMSTTLVGLLSITATLSGMAGAFLWPVVSRRFGLKSNHTIMLCIALFEIIPLYGMLAYIPVFKKWGVIGLQQPWEIFPLAIVHGVVSGGLSSYCRSFFGLLIPPGSEAAFYALYAATDKGSSVIGPAIVGMLIDATGQVRSGFFFIAPLILMPIPLIWIVNAEKGRREGVAMAQRLEKGHETEMSEQTEEAEGLLARGI